Within the Nitrospira sp. genome, the region GGCCGCCCGAAACCCAAGACGAAGAAACTCACATATCGCGAGCAGCAGGAGTGGGATCGAATCGAGGCCGACATCGTGCAGGCTGAATCGCTCGTCACCGCCTGCGAGGCGGCCATACATGAACCCTCTGTCGTTGCGGACGCAACCGAATTGCAGATTCGATGCGGGGCCCTGGACAGTGCGCGGCTCGACGTCGAGCGACTCTATACCCGCTGGGCAGAACTCGAACGTAAACAAGCCTCCTAGGCGCGGCTGGGCTATGAGAGCGGTAGGTTGAGCGGTAGGTTGAGCGGCCGGCTCAGACCCAGCTTCTTCATACGGCTGCGAAGCGTGCTGGGATTCAGACCCAATCGTTCCGCCGCACCGTAGGGACCATAGATCCGCCAGTGTGATGATTCCAGTGCGCTGAGAATGTGAGCACGTTCCATTTCCACCAAGCTCGGAGGGATGGCTGCCGAAGAGGTCGCGGTATGCTGTCCGTCCACCAGCGCATCGGGGCTGATCGTGACTGTACGGGAACGAGACAAGATGACCGCCCGTTCGATAACGTTCTGAAGTTGTCTGACGTTCCCTGGCCATGGACTATTGATGAGACGCTCCATCGATTCCTCGTTGAGTTCGAGGCTCGGACGTTTGAGTTTGATCCGATAGGACTCCAGGAAGTGACGGACGAGGAGCGGGATATCTTCCCGTCGATCACGGAGCGGAGGGATCACAATGGGGAATACGCTCAACCGGTAGTACAGATCGGACCGGAATCGTCCAGCCGATACCGCCGCACCCAAATCGGCATTCGTGGCGGCAATGATCCGCACATCGACAGGTACTGGCTGCATCCCGCCAACACGGTCGACCATGCCTTCCTCGAGCACCCGAAGTAGCTTGGCTTGAGCTTCAAAGGGCATTTCACCGATCTCGTCGAGGAACAGCGTGCCGGAATCGGCCAATTCAAATCGGCCCAATCGTCGCTGACTGGCTCCGGTGAAGGCGCCCCGTTCATGTCCGAAGAGCTCGCTTTCAACCAATCCCATGGGGAGCGAGGCACAGTTCAGGCGCACGAACGGCTTTTCGGCGCGGGCGCTGTACGTGTGAATGGCTCTGGCCATCAACTCCTTCCCGGTGCCGGTCTCCCCCGTGACCAGGACGGTTGTTGACGTGGGGCCGACCGCCTCGACTTTGGCCAAGGCGGATCGAAATGCCGCACTTTGACCCACCATGGGCCCGCAACTTCTCGTGAGGCGCAACTCCTCCGCAAGATAGGCATTTTCCTGCGCCAGGAGTTGGCGGAGTTGATCGATTTGCTCGTAGGCTTGCACGTGGGCAATGGCGTAGGCGACTTGGGTCGCGACCAGTTGTAGGAATTCGAGATCTTCCGGATCTGGAGAGCCGCCTTGCGTGCTGCCTATGTTCAGCGTCCCGATACACGAATCGCCGACCAGGAGCGGCGCATTGATCATCCGCGCCAGGCCTTCGCGAACGTAAAAGCTATCCTCGATAAACAGTCGTTCGCGTTGCAGGTCCGGCCGAACATGAATGGTGCGGTGCTCGTACACCCATCCGACAGCACTCCCTTCCCGGGGAATGACCGCATCACGTTTGAGGCGGGGGATCGAAAACGTCGTCTCGACGGCGTAAAAACGAAACGAGTCGGTCTCGGAGTCGTAGAGGGTGACCCCGGCCCGCTCCCATGGAATGACCTTCTGAATCTGCGCGGTGATCGCACGCCAGAGGCTGTCCGTATCACGAAGCGAATTCAAGACATTGGTGACGGCCAGCAAGGCGCGATAGCGCCCTTCGTGTTCCTGCATCGAAGGTCCTTCCGGCGACGTCGTCCGACAGGAGCACCCTGGACCATCGAGGTCCCAAGACGGCCCGATCGGGAGGCTCAGGCAAGTCCATTTTAAGGATAAAGAGAGAATACGGGATTGACCAATTCCGGCGCAAGTCGGGCGGCTACGAGTCTGGCGGTCGTCTTCGGAAACCGAGATGAGATGAACGATGGTGGGGAACCCTTGCGCCAGCCACTTTTCACGCCGGCGCAAGGGCCCACATCGGAAAGGAACCGCCCCCGTTCCCGTAAAAGAGGCCTTTCCCTTCCCGTGCGCGAGAGTCATGCTCACGATTTCGTCTCACCACGTGCAATACCCACTAACTGGTTGCCCGTCACACTTTGATGCTAATGGCCTCCTCTTTGAGCCTCTTGGTCCTGAATTCATTCTCATGGCCGGGTGTGAGGCCGGTCCTGACAGGTTCCCAGGATCCATACGCGCTCGTACCGCCGTCTCCAGTCACAGTGAGCGACATGGAGCCATCTTTCGAGACCGTGTTATGTGTGTCGTTGTCCATGGAAAATTCCCTTGCGAACGTGTCCCGCGCAATTGACGATCCAGAGATGAGCGCCGAGTGCCTTGAGCCCGGTATCTGACCCGGCACGCTACTGTCACCAACGTCCCTGACGATACCTTCACACCTGCCTTTGCGAAAACACCCTGACTCTAAGCAACAGATGTGCCCCCTCCTGACTATCGATGTACCACGGCAGATCAAGGGCTTGTGGCGAAGTGATGAGTGCCGTAACCTGCCACCCTCGACCAACCCGTCAACACAACGGTAAGGAACGGAAAATCCGTCATCATAAGTGGCTTGGAGGCACGGAAGAGATGATCATGAAGCGGATCGAACCAGCACCGCTATGCGCGCTGATGCGGCGACTGGGGAACTTCCCTCACCCGTCCTGTCAAAAGCCATCGCGCGCGTCCCAGATTGACTCCGACCGCAAGCGCTCCCAGCGTCGTCGCGGCGAGCCCTGTCCTGATCCGTAGACGCCGATCCTCGCGCTGACCCTCGCGAATGCGCTCTCGTTCCTCGATCTTGCGATCGAAATCCTGAAAGGCCAATGCGAGGGTCGCGGCCAGCGCGAGCCCTTCGCCGGAGCGAATGTATTGCAGGACTCCTTCGTCCATTCCCTCGTCAAGCCGCTTCGTGAGGTTACGCTTGAGACTCACAAATTCTTTAACCCGGGGGGCCAAGATGCGCATCCGCCCACGGAATTCAGCTTGTTGGGCCGTGAGGGTCCCTAGCCGGTCGAGCGTCTCCGTAATCGCCCCCTCTGCCGCGGCCATTGGTTCCAAAAATTGTGGTTGGCGGACCAACACGTACCCTCGGAACGCCAGGTCCACGTCGGCGACCAGACGCTCCAGCCGGAGCAGCTCGTGTCGGATCTGCCCGTAGGCAGCCCGCTCCTCGTGGGACTTCTCCGCATACCCCAACAACCACAGCTCTCCGCCTACCAAGCCGGCGAGTCCGAGGACGGCCAGCAGCAGGACGGTGATACGGCGCGTGAGTGCCATGAAGGAGTCGGGACACGGACTCGTGGTGAGTGTGGGGGGAGCGGCTGGGCCGCTCCCCCCGGGCTGCGACCGACCTTACAACCAGGTGACCCGCTCGGCGGGCCGGATGTAAATCGGCTCTTCGACCTGAATGCGGGCCACTTCCTTGCCCGACTTGTTGAAGCCCAGCACGGTGTCGTTGTACATCTCGAACCGCTTGCCGTGAATCTGGGTCTCGAACACCTTCGGCCCCGGAATCACGTCGTAGCGGAAGATGATCTGCTGGCTGGCTCTCCAGAGTTGGAGGACCGCCAACAGCTCCCGGCTCGGCACCAGGTACTTCTCAATGGCATTGTCCACCCCCGGCCCGAACATCTGCCGGTTGTAGCCGCGCGGCGCATGCCGCGGCGGAATGTAGTAGCCATTGGGCTCCGTGCCCCACTGCGGATACAGCGGCAGGGCCACCTGCTCCACGCGAATCGCGTAGTACAAGGGGTGCCACCGATCCTCGGCCCACAAGCCGTCCTCGCCGATGCGCACCAGGCTCTGCATGCGGATCTTGCCCACGCAGGCCGCCATACAGCGCGTCTCCATCGGCTCGCCGCCCGTCAAGGGGTCCTTCCCCTCGATACGCGGATAGCACGCAATGCACTTCTCCGACACCCGGGTCGTCCCCCGGTACATCGGCTTCTTGTACGGACACTGCTCCACGCACTTCTTGTACCCCCGGCAGCGGTTCTGGTCGATCAACACGATGCCGTCTTCCGGCCGCTTGTAGATCGCCTTGCGCGGACAGGCCGCCAAGCAGCCCGGGTACGTGCAGTGGTTACAGATCCGCTGCAGGTAGAAGAAGAACGTCTCATGCTCGGGGAGCGAGCTGCCCGTCATCTTCCACGGTTCATCCCGCGAGAACCCCGTCTTGTCGATGCCCTCCACGATGGCGCGCATCGAGGTCGCCGTGTCCTCGTAGATGTTGACGAACCGCCACTCCTGGTCCGTCGGGATGTAGCCGATCGCCGCCTGGCCCACCTTGGCCCCCGCGTCGAAAATCGTCATCCCTTCGAACACCCCATAGGGCGCATGGTGCTTGCGGCCCACCCGCACGTTCCACACCTGCCCCCCGGGGTTCACCTGCTCGACCAACTGCGTGATCTTCACGTCGTAGAACTGCGGGTACCCGCCGTAGGGCTTGGTCTCCACGTTGTTCCACCACATGTACTCCTGGCCCTTCGAGAACAGCCAGGTCGACTTGTCCGCCATCGAACAGGTCTGACACGCCAAACACCGATTGATGTTGAACACAAAGGCAAACTGCCACTTCGGATGCCGCTCCTCGTACGGGTACAGCATCTTCCGTCCCAGATGCCAGTTATACACTTCAGGCATTGGATCTCCTCCTTCTCATGATCAAATGGTGGATAGGTCGTCTCATCGGCGGTGGCGACATCGCGCTCGCCGTCCTTAGACTTTGATCTTGATGTGCTCGCCTTTGAGCCACTTGATCATGAACTCGTTCTCCTGGCCCGGCGTAAAGCCCGTCCGGACCGGCTCCCACGGCCCACGCGCCCCGATGCCGCCGTCCTCCGCCTTGGTGATGCGGATCAAGCATTCCTTCGGCACCGTGTTGACCGCGTGGTGGTCGATTTGGAATCCCCACTTGAACCGGAGTGCGTTGGCATCTTTACCTGGCAACGAATCGGTTTGGTGCATCGGCATCAACCAGCTCCGGGTAAAGGACTGCTGGGCGCCATACCGGAAGTTCGACTGATAGCCGGTATCCAGCGCGATCGCGCGTCCGTCCGGACGGGTCTCGTGCCCCTTGACCGACTTCGCCGTCGACACGTACGGGGCGTGCTTCGCCATCGTCACGTGGTACGGGAAAGAGGGATTGTACTTGGCCCGGATCATCAACCGCGCCACCTTGTAGTACGGATCACTCGGCCGCCAGCCGCGATACGGCCGGTCCACCGGGTTCCCGTCCACATAGACGTAGTCGCCGTCGTTGATCCCGCGGTCCTTCGCCGCCTGTGGGTTGATGTGCAACTGGTGCTCGCCGACCCCCGGCGTCCGCTTGTCCATCCGGTACGGATCGCCGAAATTCGACTCGTAAATCTGCACCCAGTCGTTCACCGACCACTGGCTGTGCACCCGGTGCCGGGTCTTCGGGGTCACGCAGTAGAACTGATACCCCTTCTCCCACAACGGGTTGCTATGGCGCTTGATGTCCGACCACGGCAGCTTGACGTTACGGACCGTCTTGTCGTCGTGGTGCTGCGCCGTGATGGGAATCCCGTAGTCGTCCGGCCGGACGTACGGGTTGGTGGAGAAGATCGCGTTTGGCAGATACGGTGTCGCTTCCGGTCCCTCGCGGTGGACAATGAAGTTTTCGCCGTATTCGATCGCTTCCGGCTCGATGCGGTAGGTTTCCAACCGACCGCTACGCGTCCAATGCGGCTTGCTCTCCTGCGTTTCTTCCCACAACGGATGGCGCGGATAGGTCCGCACCATGACCATCCAGCCCTTTTCCGACTTCAGCAACACGTCGGCGCTGTAGCCGTAGAAGGTCGAGGAGGCGTCCAGCACGCGTTGCGCGTAGACGTCGACTCGGTTGTTATAAACGAAATGGAACGTCTGCCGCATGCGATCCTCACCCGTGACTTCCGCCATCTTGGCCGAAACCCCGGCAAAGGTATCAAGGTCGTTGCGGGTGTCGTACAGCGGCCGGATGCCGCCCTTCCAGAGCTGTAGCCATGGATTGGAGACCGTCGCGGTCATTTCCGGATAGGTGAACTCCATCCAGGAATTGACCGCAAAGGCTACGTCGGCATGGTTAACGTCCGAGGTCATTTCGATATCTTGAGTCACCAGCATCTCGATGTTCGGATCGACGTTCTTCACCATGTCGTAGTGGTGCTTTGAATTATTCAGAATATTCACGTTGACGACCCAGCGTACCTTCGAGGGTGTCGGCATGTGGGTCTTGCCGGTGAACACCTTGCGGCCGTACTTCGGCGTGTTGACGATCAAGGCCGTATCGCCGTGGTTCCAATATCCAGGTTCTTCACCGTAGTAGTATTTGCGGTACTTGATGTTTTTCCCGTGGGCACTGGCATCGAGATTCATGCTCCAGGGGTCCTCGGACAGATGCACGGCAGCGCCGACCCCGGACCACGGCGTTGCATTCCAGATACCCACCTTATAGTTCCCCGACCAGGTATGACAGCCGGTGCCAAACTTCCCGACATTGCCCGTCAAAATCAGGACCAGGGCCGCGGCGCGTCCATTCTGCGTCATGTGAAAGTAGTGACAGACGCCTTCGCCGTTGTGGATCGCCGCCGGCTTGATCGTGCCCGAATCGCGCGCCCAACGGACCAGCAGGTCCTTCGGCGTGCGGGCAATCTGGTGCACCGTATCGAGATCGTAGTCTTGCAGGTGAATCATGTAGAGCTGGTAAATCGGCATCGCGTCGACCTCACGGCCGTTGAGCAATTTGACCCGGTAGGTCCCGGTCAGCGCCGCATCGATGCCGCTTTGGTCGTAGTGCCGGCCCACTTGCTCGCGGTGCAACGGCACCGCCTGGCCCTTGACCAAGTCCCACACCATCATGCCGCCCAACCGTTCCACGTACTCGGGCTTGAGTCCCTGCACGCGTCCGGAGTAGGACTGTGAAAAATCCGGCAAGCGATAGTTCTCGATGACATCACGCGGATCCAAATACTGCAACGTGTCCGTACGCACCAGCAGCGGCATGTCGCTGAACTGTTTGAGGAAGTCGATGTCCTGCATGCCCTCGTCGAGAATGATCCGGCACGCGCCCAAGAAAATCGCGCTGTCCGACTCGGGTCGTAACGGCACCCAATAATCGGCCCGGCTCGCCGTCGGATTGTATTCCGGTGTGATGACCGCAATGCGACCGCCACGCTCGATCGATTCAAGCTTCCAGTGCGCTTCCGGCATCTTGTTCTCGACGAAGTTCTTGCCCCAACTGGTGTTGAACTTCGTGAAACGCATGTCGTTCAGATCGACGTCGCAATTCTGCGTGCCATTCCACCACGGCTGCGACGGATCCTGGTCACCGTGCCACGTGTAATTGTTCCAGTAGCGACCACCTTGCGCCTGATCGGGGCCCACCTTCCGGATGTAGTTATCGAGCAGCGGCAGAATGCAGTTGTTGAAGCGAGTATTGCCATGCTTGCCCAGCAAGCCGAGAATCGGCATGCCGGCGCGGTGCTTGAAGCAGCGGGTCCCCGCGCCCTTCATCATCTCAATCATCTCCGGCGGATAGCCCTGCTCGCGCAACCGCCGCGCGCCCGCTTCGCCGCTGTACCGGGTTCCGATGACGATCATGCCCTTGGCCACGTAGGTGAAGGCCGTGTCCCAGGACACGCGCATCATGTCGTCCAGATAGCGGCTGTCGAATTTGTACTTGTGCTTGGTCTCCGGCGTGAGTTCCGGCGAGCCGGCGTCCATCCACGCCTTCCAGCCCTTGCGCATCAACGGGCCCTTCAACCGATACGGGCCGTAGACACGGCGATGAAAGGTAAACCCCTTCAAGCACATGCGCGGGTTGTGCGCGAACGTCCCGCGGTTGCCGTAGAGGTCTTCGTAGGTCTGGTGATCGTAGTTCTGCTCGACGCGCATGACGACGCCGTTGCGCACGAAGGCGCGGATCCGGCAGGCGTGGGTGTCATTCGGCGAGCAGACCCACGTGAATGAACTATCGTATCGGTACTGATCGTGGTAGACGCGCTCCCACGACCGGTCCGGATAGTCGCCAAGCGGATTCTCCACTTCGATGACCGGCTGCAAGGCCGTCAACGCCAGCGCCGGATCGGCCACGGCCACGGCGGCCACCGTGCCCGCCGATGCCTTCATAAATTGCCTCCGCGAAAGTAACATGATGCCTCCCTCCTGCATCAATGAAGTGAGGTGCCCGACGCCCGCGCTGCGACCGCGGTATGTGCCTATGCGTAAAATCCACTGCCTTCTTCACAGCCGGCGTACGAAAATGACCGATACAAGTTGCAACTGATATGCCACCGGTTTGTGTACGAGCACTTTCACAATTGTTTGATTTTGGAGGAGAGAGGACGAATGGCGCGGTGCGGCGCACCCGTCAGACCACGAAGGCAGACGGTTTGAAACGGAAAAGCCGTCACAAACGACGGCTTGGCGGCTCGGGCAGTTTACGACACCAACGGGGGGCGAGTGATTCGCAGTCTGCGCAATCGTCCGCGAAGCGTACTTGGATGAAGCCCCAGTCGAGCAGCGGCTCCCCACGGGCCTTCGATCCGCCAGCGCGTCTGATCCAAAATGGCGAGAATATGTTGCCGTTCGACTTCATCGAGCTTCGACGGACACTCCCCGCCGTGGTTCGCGTCCCCCTCGAAATTCATCGCTCCCGTGGTGGCTGGGAAGGAGGACCGTTCCTGAGACGACGCCGGGCGAGCGGGGTGTTCGTGCCAGAGCTGCAAGCTGTGTGTCAGCTCCAAGATCGGCCCTTCGCTCAGAATGACGGCTCGCTCGATCACGTTTTGGAGTTCGCGAACGTTCCCGGGCCACGGATACCGCAGAAATTGATCCATCGTCGTGGGACCAACTCCATCCAATCCCTTTTTCAACTTCCGCGAGCAAAGCTGGAGGAAATGCGCCGCGAGCAACTCGATATCCCGCGGTCGTTCGCGTAGCGCCGGTATATGGATCGGGAAAACGTGTAGACGAAAGAAGAGATCGGAGCGAAACCGCCCGTCCCGCACTGCAACCTGGAGATCCGCGTTCGTCGCGGCGATGATCCGCACATCGACTGGAATAGAGTGCGTCCCTCCGACCCGATCGACATAGCCGTCTTGTAGCACCCTCAAGAGTTTCGCTTGAGCCTCTAGCGGGAGTTCCCCAATCTCATCCAAAAACAGGGTGCCGCCATGCGCTAACTCGAAGCGCCCGGGCCGCCGCTGATCCGCGCCGGTGAAGGCACCCCGCTCATGCCCGAACAGTTCACTTTCGACCAGTCCGGCCGGCAGCGCCGCGCAGTTCATCCGAATGAGCGGCTTCGCCCGACGACCGCTCCAGTCATGGATCGCTCTGGCCAGCAGTTCCTTTCCGGTTCCCGTTTCACCGGTGATCAACACGGTCGACTGCGTCGCCGCCACAGCTCTCGCAAGGCCCAGCATATGTTGAAAGGACTCACTCGCGCCGACCATGGCGCCGAGGTTGTGGTTGCCGTTGATCTCCTCGACGAGATAAGCGTTCTCGCGAGCGAGTTGTTGGCTCAATTGACTGATGGTTTCGTAGGCCTGGACGTTATCGATCGCGATCGCCAGCTGTGTGCCTATTTGCTCCAGAAACGCCAGATCATCCGTATCGGGCGTGCCCTCCTCGATGCTGCCGATGTTGAGCG harbors:
- a CDS encoding molybdopterin oxidoreductase translates to MLLSRRQFMKASAGTVAAVAVADPALALTALQPVIEVENPLGDYPDRSWERVYHDQYRYDSSFTWVCSPNDTHACRIRAFVRNGVVMRVEQNYDHQTYEDLYGNRGTFAHNPRMCLKGFTFHRRVYGPYRLKGPLMRKGWKAWMDAGSPELTPETKHKYKFDSRYLDDMMRVSWDTAFTYVAKGMIVIGTRYSGEAGARRLREQGYPPEMIEMMKGAGTRCFKHRAGMPILGLLGKHGNTRFNNCILPLLDNYIRKVGPDQAQGGRYWNNYTWHGDQDPSQPWWNGTQNCDVDLNDMRFTKFNTSWGKNFVENKMPEAHWKLESIERGGRIAVITPEYNPTASRADYWVPLRPESDSAIFLGACRIILDEGMQDIDFLKQFSDMPLLVRTDTLQYLDPRDVIENYRLPDFSQSYSGRVQGLKPEYVERLGGMMVWDLVKGQAVPLHREQVGRHYDQSGIDAALTGTYRVKLLNGREVDAMPIYQLYMIHLQDYDLDTVHQIARTPKDLLVRWARDSGTIKPAAIHNGEGVCHYFHMTQNGRAAALVLILTGNVGKFGTGCHTWSGNYKVGIWNATPWSGVGAAVHLSEDPWSMNLDASAHGKNIKYRKYYYGEEPGYWNHGDTALIVNTPKYGRKVFTGKTHMPTPSKVRWVVNVNILNNSKHHYDMVKNVDPNIEMLVTQDIEMTSDVNHADVAFAVNSWMEFTYPEMTATVSNPWLQLWKGGIRPLYDTRNDLDTFAGVSAKMAEVTGEDRMRQTFHFVYNNRVDVYAQRVLDASSTFYGYSADVLLKSEKGWMVMVRTYPRHPLWEETQESKPHWTRSGRLETYRIEPEAIEYGENFIVHREGPEATPYLPNAIFSTNPYVRPDDYGIPITAQHHDDKTVRNVKLPWSDIKRHSNPLWEKGYQFYCVTPKTRHRVHSQWSVNDWVQIYESNFGDPYRMDKRTPGVGEHQLHINPQAAKDRGINDGDYVYVDGNPVDRPYRGWRPSDPYYKVARLMIRAKYNPSFPYHVTMAKHAPYVSTAKSVKGHETRPDGRAIALDTGYQSNFRYGAQQSFTRSWLMPMHQTDSLPGKDANALRFKWGFQIDHHAVNTVPKECLIRITKAEDGGIGARGPWEPVRTGFTPGQENEFMIKWLKGEHIKIKV